The genomic DNA GGTAGGAGAGTAGAGGCAGTTACCTGTTTAtgaagtggaggtgtctgttTCTTAAAAGCTGTTATTCGGTCATTTGGTAATTTTTTTAGGTCAGTTTTTGTCAAAATACAGAGTGAAAAAGCTGTATTCCACATTTCTGAGCAGAACAAAATCAAAGCACTTTCTCGGTTTAGTCAGAGTAGCTGAGACAAAATAATCAAGCATCGCATGTGTGATATCCACCCTTACAACTGCGATAACAAAAGTCGTAGAGTGCTTAGGGGATCTCCAGGAAGTCAGGAGAAACTTTATATTTGAACACTTGAATATGTTCTGAATGtccttctaattttcttcctgggcTGCTACCAAACAAGTCGGCTTGAATGAGGAACCTTAGAGCAGTGTCCTCTGTAGCTGTGCCTTCCAACTGCCTTCTACAGAAAAGTAGTTGGAAGTTATATTATAGAACATGTAATGggtaaatgaaataaaacttccCTTGGCTTAGCATTGTCTTCTAGATATATGCAAAAACAGGAAATTAGGGttaatttggggatttttttgccGGTGGTTGGCTAGTGCAGGCTCACAGCATTCATACCATCTGCATGAGCCGCCAGTGTAGCCTGAGATTTAGGCCCTCTAAACAGTGCTGGTCGTTGTGTAGAGAGTAGTCCAATATGCATGTGCAGGGTGTAATGTCTGACAAagatgtttgggtttggggggactTTATTTCATAAACTGCAATCACTCATATTTTTTAACAGCCATTAAATTTGTGGCAGAAATGTTTCCAGCATTAGTCTTTATGTTTCTGTGCTGAGCAGAAGTAATAGAACTAAAAACAATCTGAAGATAAAACTACTCTTGTCTTTATTTGAAGTTGTCGAAGGAACTGTCTAACAGTTCTGTATGTCTTGTCTTTTCTCAGGGTGAAATTCATATGTCAGAAGAGGCCATACAGGACATTCTACAACAGACAGAATCAGATCCAGCTTTTCAGGCACTCTTTGACTTGTTTGATTACGGTAGGGTGTATTATTCTCATTGTGCCGTTACTGTAAAGCCTCACGAATCATAAGTTTTCCTAAGTATTGCTTGAAGAAGCAAAGGTAGTGCAGCTGGCCCCTTTTGCAAGAGAAATGGACTGTAtggcatctgtgtccctcagtTCAGAATTAGATTTTTATATGCAATTATACATGACTATAAAGCACAGGATTTTCTTGTGGCTGAGATTCTGGTTTTGTGCTGGGTCAGTGATCATTCTATTGCTGTCGTTTTAGACTCTTCTGGTCTAAAGGGTGATAGTTCATGcctgtttttctttactgttgTAAAATTTTTCTATTTATCTGATCAGCGATATCCTCATATAAAATTATAAGGGCATTTTTATGGTATTTCTGGATTTGTAATGAATATagaaaaacagttattttggTTTAGGATGGCATTTCTTGAATTTGAAATCTCCatgcttcatttaaaatgtaataagcGCTTTTGCGTGTAAAATGACATATTTAatcattctttattttgaaaataggCAAGAGCAAGGTAAACAAGAACTTACCTGCTGGTATTTCTGGTCAGAATGGAGTAGAAAATGCAATCCTGGTGGAGGAGGATAACCTGGAAACTCTTGGAAGTTCTTTAGGAACAGAAGAAACTAGTAGATgtatgtgttgttttttgtgtttgttttctttaagacctcttctctgtttgcttttccgtatgaaaatattttcagacaatttgtacatttcaaaatctttctgttttcaatgGTAATATCCAATCTGACATTTACATTGCATGAATATGTGGATACACCTAGTCTTTTAGAAAGTTTCAGTCTGTAAATTTAACAGTAGCCCGCCAGCGTGTTTACAAGGTGTACCTTTATAAGCTCCTAAATGAAACCAAAtctgcaaaactgttttctcaTTCAAAACAGAGATACTTTGCAGTATTCGTTGTGGAACACATCAAGAAAGATAGTATCTTGCGTCTAACCAGataaatcttttctttctgttgtgtaACGTATTGgttaattaatatataaaaagagTCATACGCTGGACAAAAGGTACATTTAGTCTGTCTACCCTGTTCTTGACAATAGTGAAAGTATATGAGAAATAAAGTCAAGAGGTCTTTATCCTGAGATGTTTTTTGTACTTCTGGAAGTCTGGTGTAGTGACTTGAGCCATTATCATATTAACACTTATGTACAAACTGATTTGCCAGATTGCCTAATGTATATAATCTAGCCATGCGTTTCATATACTTTTCACTCAGCTTGAAAGTAAGGATGAGTAGCATTATCCTCAGTTTCATGtgaaacagttttccactgaaCTGATAAGTTACTTCCAAAATGCTGTGTCTGTTCTAGTAATTATGGAGCCAATTCTCTGTTTTACAGGTGATAATTCTAGAGAATCGCTGTCCTGTAAAGGTTTCCCGTTAGGAGAAGCATCGGGTGTCTTGAAGACCAGCATTACTGATGAGATGGCTAAGAAAAATGCAACCAGCGAACAGTCGCATGGACATAGTAGACCAAGGAAGCAGACTGAAGTACTTGAAACCGTTACCCCTGAACATATGGGAGAGCTTGAAATCGCTTTTGACTCTGTGCCTGGTTTGACAGCCCCTAACCAGAGACAGAGCCCTGGTGGTGAATGTAACGAGCGCTGCGGAGATTCTTACGATAAAAAAGTGGCATCTGCGTTAGTATCTGACAGTGAAAGAGCTGTGGAAATGGAACAAGGCCCACTAAGTCAGAGTGCTCAAAGTACTCCTAATCTAGAATATGTTCATTCTGGCAGTCAGCGAATTTCTTTGATTCCATTGGCAGAAGGTACTACAgccagtgaaaataaaacacattctgGAAGTAAATGCCACTTATCACCAAATACGTCGCTATCTGAAAATGCACTCACTAAAAGCCCTTCTGATGGGAGCCCTGGCCACAGTGTACTGCTGAGGAAAAACAGTTCTTCGATTTCTAGCCCATCAGCAGATGCAGGAAAAGAACAGGCTGTGACAACCGGTACAGCTGCCGCAGCTGGTGTTTTactggggagctgcagcccctgctctcaCCGTCAGGAGCAGGGTATGCAGTCAGACTGTGCTGCCAGGCCTGCAGGGAAGATTTCAGATCTGGTCAAAACAGAGTTGCGACTTGAAGTTGTTGATACTTGTAACAAACCTTATTCAAATGATCAGCATACACTTGACAAGCCTTCTAAGAAAGATTTTAACCTCCCTTCAGCATTGTCAAACTCAGAGGGAACACAAGGGGAAATGCAAGAACCTTCATCTTCTACAAAAGTAGATGCTGATAATATGTATTTCTCTTCTGGTGATGGTGCATGTACAGAAATTTCTGTAGTATCCACTGAAAATGATCTTACTACATCTGAAATATGCCACTCTCCTCCCCCACAAACTGCATCCCCAGCAGAGGAGTCAGGTACCGAAGCCAAAAGTATCAGTGGTGTATCTTCTAGTAGTCAACCGATGGATGTTGATCCTTCCAATATAATGTCCCTCAAGATCATCATCAGCGATGATCCATTCATTTCATCAGACACAGAGTTAAATAATGCTGTTTCCAGTATCACAGGAGAAAATTTGCCAACTATAATATTGTCTTCTCCAGCCAAATCCCCAACCAAAAGTGCAGGCCTGTCCAAATGCCTGATTTCAGAAGACGCGGAAAAAAATGTGGATGCAGCTTTGGCAGAGCAGAATCTTCTTGTGCTTAGACCTAAGGATCCTGTGGTCACCTCAGTTAACGCTCAGAATGAAGattgtgctgctttttcagttGCTGATAAAACTAATCTCTCCAAGGAAGGGGGATTTATACAGTTGATGCCAGCAACAAGCACAGCTTTTGGCAATTCCAACAACCTTTATATAGCCACATGTGTGGCTGACCCAGCTGCCTTGGGCACAGCTGTGACACCGTCAAATGTGGTTGTATTGCCCGGCAATTCTATGCCGCTTGCTGCCCAGgctccagctgtgcagcagTTACGGACTCCTCCTAGATCCAGCAATGCATTCGCAGCAAACCAGACTCTCTCCCCAAATTTCCCACAAGGTAATCTcattatttgaaaatgtgttgtttatatagctgctttttatttgttttggtaaGTACATTAAAagtaaactgattttttttaaacactgctcTACCTGCCCCTTGAAACTAGCTGAGaggtttgtattttttgagTATATTAGTTGCTACTAAAAATGGAATAAGAGTCACTGAGCAGGCTGCTTTGGAAAACATAGCCTCGTATTTCAGAAGCCTAAATGCTATGATTTTAGCAGTGCTAAATTCAGGAAGCATATTTTGGCTTATAATACAAAAGATTCTGTTGTTTCAGCTAAATTAAgcagtttgttttaataatattcCTGTTATAAATAGAATGCTTTGTGTTATAGGAACCTATATTTAGTTTAGGTAACTGGCTGGATGTAGATACTCCTTCCAAAATTACTtccttggtttgttttggtgcgTTTTCCAATGACCTCATCTGCGCTACAAGTACATTTAGACAAATTTAAAAgtgtaacattatttttttccattgtatAGAATCTCTGCTGGTGCAAGCATTTTTATTACTACAGTGATAaaattttaagtgctttttGAAATGTTAAACCTGACTATAAGGTGGTTATAATCAACACATTTAGGTTTCTTTCCAAAACTAAAAACTTGTCACAGTTATCCTTGAATTTCTTCGTGTAGTTGTTTCACCGTGGTCAGACAGAAGTCGGCGCAGCAGAACGTGTGGGATCTTGGTGTCCTGGCCTTTTCTATCGGGATTATTTCTTTATGCAACTGTTGTCTTGGGCTTTTTTcacagggaaagaaacagaagtttgCCCGTTCTTCTGCATTTGATATTTTTCCTGGTGGTGCTCATGTAACTGAAGAACTGTGTGGAATCAGTTCTTCTTTcactctttgattttttttttttcacttttcaatTAATGTTCTATAAtagtttcctttctttgtaaTTTCTGTATATCTCACAGCCAGACACTCTTACACCCCTTTAGCATAACTAATGTAAAACAACTATTTTAACAATGATTTAAATAAGTAGGAAACTGGCTTAAATAGTCCAGATTAGTCTctttatgctttttttgttttaacagctGATCTCAAAACCACCAATTAACTAAAGTCTTCGTGTTCTACATTTAAACCTCCTATGAGCCAGGAATGTATATTAGATACCTCCATAAAGACAAAACTAACCTGTCCCAATTTCTGGTGTGCTTATAAGGGGAAGGGGATATGGGtgcactggaagaaaaaaaattccactaaCAGCTTTTGAGCGTGCTAATTGGAGAGAATAGGATGCAAATAATAGTTAATATTTGTTAAGCAGCAAAGTGAGCTATTTAATGttactttttctggttttttataaattaatttaaagttCAAGCCTTAACATAGGTATGTTAATACTCCAAGCTTAATTGTGAGCCatttcttaaaaaggaaaacagactttAACTAAAGAATCcaaattaaactaaaaataattgctACTTACCCGGTTTTCTAGTAGTGACATACAGTTAGGATGatgaagttttttttaaaaaaaaccagagctTTTCTTGCCATAGGTTTGACCATCCATAATTTTAAGAAATCCTGACTTCaagcttttctttcactgcAGTCTTTTAGTTTCTATATGATTTCAACACTTGGATGTTTTTTAGGTTCTGCCATTATAATCGCATCTCCAGTGCAACCTGTTCTGCAAGGAATGGTGGGAATGATCCCTCTGTCGGTAGTAGGACAAAATGGAAATACTTTCTCAGCACCTGCCCGCCAGGTAGCACATCAAAATAAATCTTATCAAAATAAAGCTGAAGTGATAAGGAGTCTTTTGGTAAATTATAACGGAATATTATGATTCTTCCAAGGTTCTCCATATGCCTGTGGCTAGTCCAGTGTGCAGCAGAAGTGTCCCAAAACTTCCCATCCCTCCCAAATCACAAAAGATTCCTGGAGCAAGAAACAAGACTAATACAGGTACCCACCTGGCATTCTGGAGAAGGGCAGAAGAAAAGTGGGGGTTCTAAATGCATGTTGGTTCTGAGTGATAAAGTTTTATAAATACTAGCGCTCCTCTGCCAGGTAACCGCTGGGATGGCTTTGAGAGAGGCCTGTAACCTGTAATTAGTAACTATATTTGCTCAATTTACAAAGAAGACTCCCAGCATATTAAATAATTCCAGATTTGGGGTCAGGCTTATTTTGGAAATTTAATGTTTCAAGGCTCTAATGCAGTTAAAGTACCATTCTTTATATTTCTTGTTATTTGTCATCTTATTAGTTGTAAGTACAGTTTACTGCTGCCGTCAAATGAAGCCACATGGAAATACAGAAGTTCTTAGAAGAGCATTTCTAAAAATTTATCAAGGAAAATATGTAATAGAAGTGTTGCATATTTATACAAAAAATGCACTCTTTCTGCTTCTTATTTCAGGTATATACTTCTGTATGTTTGAGACTTTGCTTCTTTAAATAGTAAATTGAAACAAGACTGGAGTTACATTCATTTCTCAGTATTGGGAgggagtaaagaaaaaataattgaacaTATGAATTGAGTTATGAGGGCAGCTCGTGCATTATCCTGTCtacctcttttaaaaaagagtagtcttacacataaaaatgaaagcagaatgaagttgcaaattaagaaaaaaactagGATGGTGTAGGTAGTCTGTGTGCTGGTTTGCTGACGGATAACTTGAGAGTTCCCTGTGGTTATTTCGCTTCTATTAATACTTGGAAATCCCTGCTGTGCATTTTCAAGTCCAGTTTAATGGGTTTTGTCTTGCCAGGCCTATGTATTATCTAAGTGTAGACAGCAAACAAGCTTCTTGTTTGTGCTTAGTTGGTGACCTTTGTTAATCTGTTAATCTGTAAATCTGAAAACTATGGCAAAGTTTTGTTGCTGGGTTTTTCTTCGATTCTCTGTCAGGTGAAATgtcataaaatcatttaggttggaaaagagccttaagatcatcaagtccaaccataaactttgtgctgccaagtccacctctaaaccatctcctgaagtgccacatctacaaaTGACATTGTACTAACGGTGGGATGATTTACTCAGAATACGGTAGTTTATTAATGCTTCATCTGTTGTTTCAGGAAAACTGGTACCAAGTGTAGCTGAGCCTTTGAACCACACAAATTCTCGAACACAAAGGTCAGTAGTGCTTGGTATCCAAACTTTTTCCTGCCATGAATTTCTTCATCCTGTGTTGACTGGGAGGAGGACAGATTTTTCCAGTGGTGACATAAGCAATACACATCCCCCCCTGACTGTCTGCTAGGAGGATTGATGCAGATGTGTGCTAGTACCGGTGCCGTGACATTATTAATAACAAGCCTTTGCTAGAATTCTGCTGTTACTGTTCCTCTGTTAATTTTGTATGGCTTTGTGTTTATTTACACCCATCTCAATCATCAAATAAAAATTGTCTGAGCGGAGTCCAAGCTAGCAGAAATTACCCGTTACATTTACCGAAAGATTTTGATGACTAGCcccttttttaatatattgatggatataatttaatttgtaaTCGGGATAGGTACTAGTCTTCTGTTgggcaagagagagagaaggaagcaaGGTTTCGGTAGTAACTCTTTATCGTTAGTGGACTTGGGAAACAAAAGGATGTTGGAATGAGCAAGAGTGTAGAAAGAGATACGATGTTCTGTTTAAATATTAGAGGGGAAACATTCTTTTATTGTAacaatatactttaaaaaatctacCTATCCAGAACTCAGGTAAAATATTGGAAAAGTGGAGGAAAACAGGAACAATAAAGtcagcttattaaaaaaataacctaatGTCTACCACAGTGTACAGCATACATGCATGTAAAAATTAGTGATTCTTAAAAAGCCATAGAAGCAAGATTTGGGATAATGTCATCTTGATAATTCAGCTTTGTGTTAATTTTAATCAATCTCCAGGCATATGTTTTGTGTAGCAAAGAGAGCAAAACGTAATTTCTCATTCCTACCCTCTGTCTCATCTCAAACAAACTGCTACAGCCCACACCAGCTTTACTACCCCAAAGGCACCAAAGTTACCATCCCAAAGTTAATTTgacttttccttttataaacCATAAAGGCTGATCTGCATGGGGAGAATCTGACTCGCAGAGATGAATATGTGCAGAAGCTTCTCTTGGCAGTGCAGCGTAGGCCAGGAGGGCGGCACGGATGTAGCCGTGGTGTGAGCTGACAGAGcagaagtgttttttctttgacatcACTACGGTGCAGCGGTGGCTTTTTCACACTGGTGTGGCTGGTTGGCAGGTGCAGCCCTGAGGAGTTTGTGTGTTGTCATCCAGTGCCCAagctcttcctcttgctttgtGTCCTGTCACCCACAGCAGGTGCATGGTGGGGAGTACAAGGCTGTGATATCAGGCAGAATGTTCTGGCAGCCGCGTAGCCGTTTCAGCTCCAAGGGCAGCCAGAACCAGATTTCAGGATGGACTGTCCTGCCATGAACGTGCTCGGGTTCTTTTTGAACTCAAGCAAACTACCAGCATCCACAAATATCCCAGGGTAAAAAGTTCCCAAGCTCAATTACATGCAGTGTCCAAACCTCCTTTTGTTTTGAACCTGGTAGCAGTTTTACTTGATGCCCCTAGTTCTTCGACTGCAAGATACAGCGAATAGTTTCCTTTTGGtggttgtttatttgtttggtttttttccccagagctcTGTTGCATTTCCCCTCAGTCATGTCTCTTGCCAGGCTGAAAAGCCCCAGTCTGCCTCATTGTTCTTTGTACAGACCCTGTTTCATACCtttttgtcattcttttttGGCCTTCTCTGAAGCTTTCTGCAGTTGTCGTCCCTTGCTCTTGATCTTTGCATATTGATAAAACACTTACATTTAGAGAATGGAGGGAGCTTTAAAGGTGAGGGTGAGGACCTCCAGCCAGCCGAAATGAGCTTATGCAATAAGAATAAGTATGTTGCTGAAGCAttttcatctcattttcagGACTGGAAATTCAGACAAGCTTATCACTGCAGAAGTAGCAAGGAAGGTAGAGGAGAACTTACCTGTAGCACCAGCAGAGAGCACAAGCTCAAATTCAAGACAAAGTGAAAGTCACAGGAGAGTCCTTTGCTTTGATAACGTCCTACCTGTTGCAGGAGGAAACACCCAAATTCAAACTACTAAAAGTTTAtcccaaaaagaaagaaatgaaaatacttcatttgcTGCCGACTCTGCATCATCCTCTGCTAAGGCACAGTcagcaaagagagagaaggataAAACGTTGCCCAGAATTCTGTGTAAGCCAGAAGTTGGCAGCAACAGAAGCGCATCTGCAAAGGAGCCGCAGCCCGAGCGGAAGGTGGCAACTGCAGGGCTTCCACTAGATCCCTTCCACAAGACTactgcaaataaagaaaatgaattacGAAGAGATagtgaggaaaagcagaagaaccAGGACACGACCAAACTCTCAAATGGCCAGCAAAGCGTTAGCTTGTGGAATGAGAAGACAGTTGCTTCGGTGCCGGAGCTGAACAAAAAGCAAGGGGCGCTGTCAAACGGGACTAGCAAATCTTCCGTGTCTGGTTCTTTGTCTTCAAAGGAGCCAAAACGAGAACCAGCTAAAGGTTCCAACCAAGGCCTATGCCTGTCAAGCCCGTTCACTAAACAGTGTGTGGAAATGTTGCAAGACATTCAGTGGCACAGCCCAACTAGTAAAACAGTTGAAAACGGAGAATTGCCAGTACCCCGTACACCGTCTGGAGTCGGGGACAGGCACACAGATGATACTACAGACAGCGTACGGACACCGACCTGTCGGCGCTTCAGCGAGGACAGCGCGACCCCCAGAGTGATGGTGCCCCCTGCTACGCCAGACCTGCCCGCCTGCAGCCCGGCCAGCGAAACGGGCAGCGAGAACAGCGTCAGCATGGCTGCGCACACACTCATGATCCTGTCACGGGCGGCCATCGCCAGGACTAGCTCTGCAACTCCCCTCAAGGACAACATGCAACAGTTCAGGTCTTTACGGAGCAcagtaaaaaaaaggaaactagaGGACTTGAATGAGGGTGAGAGAAATTCTCGTTCTGCAAATAGGAAAGACCTTCAAAGCTCTCCAACACaatcaaaaaagaagaaaataaaggcaagtCAGgcatttacttttaatttaaaattctaaatatATATTAGATATGTATATATGTTATTTATAATGGGATAGTTCAGAGCTGCTAATCCAAATTCCTGACATCCTGTTTATATTTGTCAGTTTTACTAATTTTGCCTCTTGAGCCTACTGTGAGCTATCGGTGGTGTTAAGATTAGCATAGTCTTCAGACACACATGAGTAATTCCTGCTGACTCTGCACATACCTATGAAAACCAAATTACTTCTCGAAACATGAATGAGTTTCTAAATTCTAACTTCAGTATAAATTTCTAGATTGAATGTAAGAATTAGGCCAAACTCAAACTAGGTCTTAGTAAAATTCAGCCTATTCTTGCCTCCTCATTTCCCACCAGGAAAAGGAATGCACATTTTGTGCATTCCCAGTCTCTCAGTCTACAGCACCGGGCCTTTGACGTGGGGATTTGATTTAATGGCAAATAGCAAAGGTGTGAGATGTGGAAAGGTGATGTATGTAAATAATCAAAAAGGAGACACAGTGCAGCTCTGTCATGCAGCACACCTAGGGTTTTtgtaactaaaaataaaaatttacgAGTGAAATATTATAACTGAAAAATGCTCAGTTACTTGTACTGCACATGTGAGAAGGGCCGCAGGGCTGCGAGGCCGCGCGGAGCTGAACTCCGGGTGTGATGCTGATGTGGGTGAGCGCTCAACTGCTCCTGTCCCCCAAGCCCACTGTTCGTACCCGGAGGGTACACATAGCACCTCAGTGTCTGATTTTTGGGTGAGCTTTGTGCAGTTGTGTCTGCAAGGCAGATGGGAGGGTGAGGACAAAAGGAATGCATACAGACTGTGGTATTAACACagctcttttcctctcccacagAAAAAGAAGCTACCAAATTCTTTTCCAGCAGGAATGGACGTGGACAAGTTCCTGTTGTCTTTGCATTATGATGAATGAAGAAGTTGTTGAACTGTGACTGTCTGAAGCTGAGTATTGTTATGCTGAGGTTTTGCATGGGAAGAGAAGTTAATTCTGAGGAGTGAGTTGCACTTTCAGTGCACTGAATTTTCACTTTATAGCAAAATCATGCTGTTTCTGAAGCAGGTTGCTAAGTGTAAATATCATTGAGTTGgtatatgtttatttttgaaaaagcacTTGCATAATTATAGAGCCCTTTAATTTGCAAAATTGTAAATTTGTATAAATGTAATGTAAGAAAAGTTGTATGTTTCCTGTTAGACCACGTTGTCTGTGTTCTGCTGCGTTCTCTACTTTCCCCTCTGAACCGCTGTAGCCGATCGCTGCCACGGGGTGAATCTGAAGGCATTTGAAGTTCACTGTTGTGAGACAGGGCAGCCAACCTGGCCACTTGCCTTGTCTTGTTGAATCCCAAAGGGACTCAATCTTTGGCTGTAATGCGCTCATACTAACGCTCTCCTCTCATAGCTGTCAAACCCATGATGTGAGGCTTTGAAAGAGGTAACTACACCTGAGGCCAGTAAAACCTCCAGCGGTATTTCTCATCCGATGAAGCTTTTCCCAACTAGTCATGCAGATAGGAACTTGAACTCGTCTCAGTCTCATCTCTTTACCGGATTTGCTACAGAGGATGTCATTTGAAtgcaaaagctgttttcaaaCCATGTACTTGGCTGTGGGTTACCCCCCTATCCATACCCTGGTATGAATACTGACACTGTAGCAAAAGCCAGACCAGAATTTCAGTGTGTTCTATTGCAAGTGTCAGTTCTTTTAACTGTCATTTGTACTGTTGAGAAAGCATTTGTTAATGTCACTCATGCTTTTAGTCAGACATGgaaaaatttgcatttcataTTTCTGTTGAATGTTGAATTTTCATAGCTATTGTAGAAAAACTCTTCAAAACAGGTATAGGAGAAGCTCAGCCTCCATCTGCGTAAAAATGAGCATGGATGAAAATTACCACACCAAGCCTTGCTCCAGTACTGCAGAACTTTCTCTACTGGtctttcctcctgttttcaAATCGTTGAGGTcttaaaaatgcaagttttctTGTAAGTAAGAGATCTGTACAGCAACAGGGCAATGTTTCAGATAGTTTATGAGGATTCCTAAGGAACAAATATTATGCAGTAGATGTTTATATTAAACCCATCCAATAACTAAGTACTGCATAGCATTTACAgcttgaataaatatttttggtttaatAAGAAGTTGTGTGTCTTGCTTAATATTTTGTAAGTCCACTAAGCAGCGTTGTGGACATTTCATAGAAAAGTCATGTTGATCAGTCATTTTTTTGACAAAAGAGTTCAGTATCAAACACTGTGTTCTAATAGCAGCAATTGTCAGAATGGCAAAAACAATCGTCTCTGCTCCATGGTGGCATTTCATGCTTAATAACATTCTGTCTGTTGATACATGGTATTTTTATACctgctatttttaaatagatttgcTATTTATTTGAGACATAGTGTAGCTCTTTCACAGGACAGCCAATATCCACCATTGTCTTTCAGTTCAGGTGATCTGGTACTACTAAAGATGAGAATTATCAGTTCACTTACACTTTCAAGGGAGAAAGCATCTTCAGTTCCAGGCTGCTGTCATAtggcaaataatttttagaagaaCAGGTATGAGAGCATGAGGGAAGGGTTTTCATAGTGTTTTTCCCCACGCTTCCTTTGCTACCTTTACAAGTATGGTCCTTCCCAGAAGAAGCGCATCCCACTACATCCCAGTTGAAGTACTAATGCCCCCTACTTTATGGAGGAAAATGTCAGGACAGCTAGTGGGGGAAGAGGACTTGCTGCTGAAATTCAAGTCAAAATAAGAAAGCAGTTGTCTTAAGTCCCAGCTAAGAAATTTAAGTGTTTGGTGTGTTTTCCCTTGTGAACAGGGTGAGATTGGGAATAGGTTTTTTTACTGGTAAAATAGCCAACTTTTGCCCTCTGCTAAAAAGCCTGCTGAAGAAACTGCATGAACTTCTCACCAAAGCCTCAAACAAGATTCATTCCAGGAAAGTATTTTCCTGCCTCCACTCTTCCAGTTTTTACTTGGGCACTAGACCCCAAGGCAGGGGCTCCTTTTCTGCATCTGACCAGGCTTAGAGGtgcacaacagcagaaaaaagagCCTTTGAGTcaagttatttttcagtgaaaatcacTTTGGAATTAGGAAAATGAAGCAACAAAACTACAAGAAACTAGCTCCTTCCAGTAGCAGCACTATGTGAGTTaccaaaataattcatttcttcATCACATCTTACATCAGTGACAGAGGAA from Caloenas nicobarica isolate bCalNic1 chromosome 1, bCalNic1.hap1, whole genome shotgun sequence includes the following:
- the LOC135985719 gene encoding protein NPAT isoform X1, producing the protein MLLPSDVARLVLGYLQQEKLLATCREFILESSDLKEYAEHCTEDGFIPACLLSLCGKNLTTILNEYVAMKTKETTNEVPAMMSSLWKKLDYTLSQIRSMQNSTGFSANQRTRTRSGIVEMKRQRMLQQSAPANSGLLLVAHQSGPQNSSPIVSPQVIHRPAVNPSVSQTRLNTLFMHPSQTQESKITTGDFIHIQVPASQERKLHSNLLSPGRRKSESQKRKSIATSGPLSATRSSQDPEEVITEKETEPLEEFIDGNFPQLVIENAREKILSNKSLQEKLAENINKILGSDGNVTQAPKQTDSGPTEQETSIDEILGLQGEIHMSEEAIQDILQQTESDPAFQALFDLFDYGKSKVNKNLPAGISGQNGVENAILVEEDNLETLGSSLGTEETSRCDNSRESLSCKGFPLGEASGVLKTSITDEMAKKNATSEQSHGHSRPRKQTEVLETVTPEHMGELEIAFDSVPGLTAPNQRQSPGGECNERCGDSYDKKVASALVSDSERAVEMEQGPLSQSAQSTPNLEYVHSGSQRISLIPLAEGTTASENKTHSGSKCHLSPNTSLSENALTKSPSDGSPGHSVLLRKNSSSISSPSADAGKEQAVTTGTAAAAGVLLGSCSPCSHRQEQGMQSDCAARPAGKISDLVKTELRLEVVDTCNKPYSNDQHTLDKPSKKDFNLPSALSNSEGTQGEMQEPSSSTKVDADNMYFSSGDGACTEISVVSTENDLTTSEICHSPPPQTASPAEESGTEAKSISGVSSSSQPMDVDPSNIMSLKIIISDDPFISSDTELNNAVSSITGENLPTIILSSPAKSPTKSAGLSKCLISEDAEKNVDAALAEQNLLVLRPKDPVVTSVNAQNEDCAAFSVADKTNLSKEGGFIQLMPATSTAFGNSNNLYIATCVADPAALGTAVTPSNVVVLPGNSMPLAAQAPAVQQLRTPPRSSNAFAANQTLSPNFPQGSAIIIASPVQPVLQGMVGMIPLSVVGQNGNTFSAPARQVLHMPVASPVCSRSVPKLPIPPKSQKIPGARNKTNTGKLVPSVAEPLNHTNSRTQRTGNSDKLITAEVARKVEENLPVAPAESTSSNSRQSESHRRVLCFDNVLPVAGGNTQIQTTKSLSQKERNENTSFAADSASSSAKAQSAKREKDKTLPRILCKPEVGSNRSASAKEPQPERKVATAGLPLDPFHKTTANKENELRRDSEEKQKNQDTTKLSNGQQSVSLWNEKTVASVPELNKKQGALSNGTSKSSVSGSLSSKEPKREPAKGSNQGLCLSSPFTKQCVEMLQDIQWHSPTSKTVENGELPVPRTPSGVGDRHTDDTTDSVRTPTCRRFSEDSATPRVMVPPATPDLPACSPASETGSENSVSMAAHTLMILSRAAIARTSSATPLKDNMQQFRSLRSTVKKRKLEDLNEGERNSRSANRKDLQSSPTQSKKKKIKKKKLPNSFPAGMDVDKFLLSLHYDE